One Verrucomicrobiota bacterium JB022 genomic window, CTTTGTGGCTTTGTGATCTTGGTGAGAGCACCGGTCCGGCGTCGGGTGTCTCTCAGCTCCTCCTTTAAAAAAGAAAAGCGCCGGAGGTGACCCATCCGGCGCGGCAGTAAAATCCCTGTTGCGTGCCTATGACCAGCTTTCGATGAAGCGTGCGGTGTCGTAGAGCGAAGGGCTTTTGGCGGTGCGCACGTATTGGCCGCTGGTGGCGACGGCGACGGTGAGGCAGGCGGGCGTGCTCAGGCCGATGACCTGGGCGGTGGCAAAGCCCGCGTTGAAGTGGTCGCCTGCGCCGGTGCTGATCAGCGGCTTGGCGCAGAGGGGGCCTTGGACCCACCACGAGCCCTCCTTGGTCGAAGCGGCCGCCCCGTGGCGCGGGTGGACGACGACGCAGGTAAGGTCGAGCGCCTCGCGGATGCGTTCGGCCATCAGGCGAATCTCTTCCGGGCTGCTGCTGTCTTCGGTCAGGTTCAGCACACGGCTCACCTGGCGCGCTTCGGCGAGGTTAAGGCCCAGCGTCACGCTGCCAAAGCTGCAGAAGCGCGCGATGGTCTTGAGCACGGCCAGCAGGTCGCTTTGGGAGCGCTTGGCCGGGTCGGCGAGATCGAAGAAGAAACAGCGTCCGTTTTCCTTGGGCCCGAGGTTAGGCAACACCTTCGTCAACAGGTCGTTGAAGAGGGTGGTCATGTTCGGGATCATCGTCCAGTTGACGAGCCCGATCAGGTCGGCGCGGCTGATCATGTCGAAGAACACGCCTTCGCCGATGGAATCGACGATGCGGTCGTACGTCACGTCGTCTAGCGGGGCGGTGACGCCCAGCATGATCTTGCCGTCGTCAAACTCCAGCGCGTGGGTGATGCCGGGGTTGCAAATGCTCACCACCTTGCACTTTTGCGCAAAGTCGGCAAAAACAGGGTCGATCGGTTGGCCGAGGGCACCCACGTAGGTCGTGTCGATGCCAGCGGCACGCACGGCGTTGCCCATGATGGGGCCATTGCCGCCCAGCTTTTCCATCTCGGGGTAGAGCTCGATGTTGGCGCTCTCGCCCGCAGCCGCGTTGATGCGGTTGCCGAACTGCGTGATCTCGCTCATCGCCTCGAACGCCCGGCCTTGCCCTTGGCGGCTGTTGACCACTTTCATGATC contains:
- a CDS encoding PfkB family carbohydrate kinase, which codes for MEYKARTLEELSAKTSRAAEKHALLGFDGFVDKIMKVVNSRQGQGRAFEAMSEITQFGNRINAAAGESANIELYPEMEKLGGNGPIMGNAVRAAGIDTTYVGALGQPIDPVFADFAQKCKVVSICNPGITHALEFDDGKIMLGVTAPLDDVTYDRIVDSIGEGVFFDMISRADLIGLVNWTMIPNMTTLFNDLLTKVLPNLGPKENGRCFFFDLADPAKRSQSDLLAVLKTIARFCSFGSVTLGLNLAEARQVSRVLNLTEDSSSPEEIRLMAERIREALDLTCVVVHPRHGAAASTKEGSWWVQGPLCAKPLISTGAGDHFNAGFATAQVIGLSTPACLTVAVATSGQYVRTAKSPSLYDTARFIESWS